The genomic window AGGGCATTGTATGTTTTGGTATTTGGTCTTACCCCTTTGTCCTTCATTTCACCCAACAAAGAAATAGCAGCTTCTACTTTGTCACTCTTGCAGAGAGTGTCAATCAAAATATTGTATATGACTGTGTTTGGTGGCACATTAATAGCCGAACTCAAATTCTGGAATATTTTCATAGCTTCATCAAGATTTCCAGCTAAGCAATATGCATGAATTAATGCTCCATATGTAACAACATTAGGCAAAAAACCATCATCAATCATCCTCTTCATAATTCTACTGGCAGTTGTAAATTGCCCCTTCTCGCTGAAATATGATATCAAAGTGTTGTAGGTGTAACAGTCAGGTTTGATACCTGCCTCTTCCATATCTTTAAGCATCTTATGAGCTTCATCAATCTTATTTTTCCTGCAAAGTGCCCCAATCAAAGCATTGTAGCAGATAATATCCAAGCCAATCCCAGCTTCTTTCGCCTTTGAAGCAATACAGGAGGCGTCGTCTGTTCTTCGAGCCTGGCAAAGGCCCATGATCAAACTGTAGTATACTTTGGCATCAGGGAGACACCTATTTTCTGACATTTCATTGAACAAACTCATTGCTCTGTCAATATTGTTGACACTACAAAAAGTGGTAATGAGGACCGTGTACGTGATCACATTCCCCTTTAAACCCTTCTCTTGCATCTCAGCAAAAAATCTCATAGCACTGCTAACTCTCCCGAACTTACACATTCCATGGAGCAAAGTATTCATAGTTATGACATTTGGCACAACCCTGTCCTTTTTCATCTGGTCAAAAAGCTCTAATGACCTCTCAATCTCACCTGCTTTGCAGAAACCATCTATCAAGCAATTGTAGGTAATAGTATTAGGTACATATCCATTCTCCAATCTCATCTTCTCCATCAACTTTAACCCTTCTTCTTGTTTCCCGACCTTGCAAAGTCCATCAATCAATGTATTGTAGAGAACAACGTCTGGCTTAACAAGAACACCATCAGTTTCACTCCTTCCCATCTTCTCGAACACCTGAAGTGCCTCATCGACCCTGCAACATTTGCATAAATGATTGATGAAAATCCCAAATGTCACAACATCTGGGTTAacttccttttccttcatctcATTCATAAGCAAATTCATCTTTTGAAAATCATGCTCCCGGCCTAA from Solanum stenotomum isolate F172 unplaced genomic scaffold, ASM1918654v1 scaffold5038, whole genome shotgun sequence includes these protein-coding regions:
- the LOC125852781 gene encoding pentatricopeptide repeat-containing protein At3g61520, mitochondrial-like, coding for MKLAAARKSLLHLPALPKTGRISGLRHFSGEIDDTQKPLPPPPTSFAVPEIVSLLKTTDHNDWISNSQLVEFIYTPPSPTSLLKITRQLGSTEKALHFFEFFKTHSSSSSSNPSSLSFTFQAILEQAMHEEKSDVPGKLLQLFSFAKDRKIPLSINAATLLMRCFGRAKMLEESIAVYNELDSDSRNTNVVNLLLDSLFRGVNIDDGFKVLDEMLKRDSDFPPNNSTVDIVLDAMWKRNWVGRRMSVEEICGLLVRFFEHGVFLDDVWFTKLITKFCRSGKCDKAWDLLHDMMKLGGQVKASSFNALLSGLGREHDFQKMNLLMNEMKEKEVNPDVVTFGIFINHLCKCCRVDEALQVFEKMGRSETDGVLVKPDVVLYNTLIDGLCKVGKQEEGLKLMEKMRLENGYVPNTITYNCLIDGFCKAGEIERSLELFDQMKKDRVVPNVITMNTLLHGMCKFGRVSSAMRFFAEMQEKGLKGNVITYTVLITTFCSVNNIDRAMSLFNEMSENRCLPDAKVYYSLIMGLCQARRTDDASCIASKAKEAGIGLDIICYNALIGALCRKNKIDEAHKMLKDMEEAGIKPDCYTYNTLISYFSEKGQFTTASRIMKRMIDDGFLPNVVTYGALIHAYCLAGNLDEAMKIFQNLSSAINVPPNTVIYNILIDTLCKSDKVEAAISLLGEMKDKGVRPNTKTYNALFKGLQERNWVEKAFEIMDQMTENACNPDYITMEVLTPWLSDIGETEKLRSFVEGYEVSTSTA